DNA sequence from the Sulfurimonas sp. HSL3-7 genome:
ATTTTAAGGGAAATGCCCTGATCAAGGCGCGGGCTGTATATGCGGCGCTCGGCGACGAGGATGCTATCGTCCTTTCTGATGACAGCGGCATCTCCGTAGATGCTCTCGGTGGCGAACCGGGTATTTACAGTGCGCGTTACGCCGGGGAGGATGCCAGCGATAAAGAGAACCTTCAAAAACTGATGAACGCGGTCAAAGCCAAAGGGTTGGAGAGTTCCCCGGCACACTATACGGCAGCCATTGCGATCGTGACGAAAGAGGGTGAGCAGACAGTACACGGCTGGATGTACGGTGATGTCATTACCGTGCCTCGCGGTGACAACGGTTTTGGCTATGACCCCTGTTTTATACCGGAAGGTTTTGACAAAACCCTGGGTGAGCTTGACGAAGAGGTAAAAAAAGGACTGTCGCATCGATCAAAGGCCCTTTATCTGGCTGCCCTGGTGCTGCATACGATCAAAAAAGAACGTCATCAGTAGATATCGTTTCGGAGCACAACATTCATCATATTGCAGTAATACTAGACGGGTCTTTTATCAGATGACTATCCCGTTCCTGACTGTTGCCAGCTGCCTCCGGCGATCACGGAACAGAGATAGTAAAACATGATGCTGTTTAAAGCTAGTATGAGCATGACTTGATTATAATAAAACTAGGCAGTAGCTTTATACGATTTCGATCGTAGTTCAGGTCCGTTTTGGTAGCGCGTTTCGCCTACTTTTCTGAATGGTCCCACTGAAATTCGTGCTGCCTTCCTAAGAGAAGAACTATGATCAAACAATACAAGACTATCAAAATTGCCAAAGGTGATGGACGATATCGAATACTTTACGCACCACACAAAGCCTACAAAAACAAATTAATATCGTTTCTTCCGGAACTACAGCAAAAACTCCATAATATCGATGTAGAAGGTCGTATCCACGGTTTTATGCGCGGCCGTTCACCGGTGAGCAACGCACTCAAACATGTCGGCTACGCCTACACGCTCTCGCTTGATCTGGAAGATTTTTTTGACAGTGTGAAAGCGGATATGGTCAAAGCGTACCTGAGTGAAGAAGCGTTCTCTCTCTGTTTTATCGACGGCATCGCCAGGCAAGGTCTACCGACAAGCCCTGTGATCGCCAATCTCGCTTTTGTAGAGATCGATAAAGCGATTGCGGATGCTCTTTCAGATGAAGGGGTCTATGCTGTCTATACCCGTTACGCCGACGACCTGATCTTCTCTTTTAACGACAAGGCCTTTGCGGAGACGATTGAAAAAGTTGTCGAGAGGATCATCAATGGTGCAGGTTTTCGCCTTAACCATAAAAAAAGAAAGCTGCAGAGTGCCAAAAACGGCCGGAGGATGATCACCGGTATCGCAGTGGACAACCGCGGCATCCACCCCAGCCGGGCATTGAAACGCCGCATCAGGGCGGCGGTGCATCAGGAGAACAGGGCTGAGGCCTTCGGTCTTCTCTCCTGGGCCGAGTGCAGACCTCCCAAAGCGTTTTATACCGATCGTGATCTGCTTAATAAAAACATCTTTGACGGAGAGGCCTTGGACATCTCGAACGATTTTTACCTTGCGAATCTTCTCTCTTTCGAGGCCTATGTCGACGCAGTTGAAAGCGACTTTGACGGTTCTGCCCTTTTGCATGAGCAGGATAGAGAGAAGTGGGAAAAACAGAAGAGTGCTTTTCTGACGCAGAGAGAAGCATTTTATATAAAAGAGAAAAAACGTGCCGAAGCGGAGCATCAAGAGAGACGTAAAGAGATGGAGAGACATTTTTTAGCTGAAAAAGAGGAGAAGAGAGAGGAGAAAAAGTTGCAGAAAGAGACAGTTACCCAGAGCGTTTCTTCTACCCGTCCTGAAGAGAATAGCGAGGACGCCTCTCCCAAAGAGTTGAAAATCGATCTTGATGCGCTAAAAGAGATAGAACAGCAAGAGAGCGCACATTTCCAGGCAGAGAAAAAAGCACGTCGGCGCAGGCAGGAAGAGCAACGCCAGGCCAATGAGGAGAAAGAGGAGAAAAAACAGCGGCTTAATAAACTCTTTTTAGCAAGTATTCTTCCCCTTTTGATCCTCTTAGGCGCGATGAGCTACTACTTTTCAGCGACAAAGATCGAGATAAAAGAGGCGTACCCGCTCTTCATCGAAACGGTACCGTTTGATGCCAAAATACAGATCATGAACATCAAACCGGCATACAAGCCGGGAATCCTGCTTAAACCGGAAAACTATGATATACGTATCAGCAAAAAGGGGTATGAGACCCAGCGGTTCTGGATAAAGATGGAGCACGAGAACAAAATCGTCAAACGCGAATTGAAGAAGGTCAAAGTCCGTAAGGTCTATTAACCTTTGACCGCGCTAATCAGAAAAGTGGATACGTTCTTCCATTCTCTTTTTCGATCGCATAGACTATCTGGAAGGTGATGGTCCCGAAGCTGTGCTTTTCGGCGATTGTCGTTAATGTACTTTCTTCAAATCCAAAATGAAAACCCCTTCTTTCCGTGATCATGGAAACTCCCGTATTCGCTTTCGAGATCAGTGACAGCGATGAAACCCTTTTCGGGCTATTTTCTATATCGGAAGCAATTTATCGCACGATGGCGGTATTTGACGTATAAAATACGTCATAAGTTTTATTTAATCGTCACTTTAGTAGAGTTCCAAAAAATAAAAAGGGGGAGTATTCCCATGATTAAAAAAATAGTAACAGGTGCGGTTTTATTTTCGACTTTGGCGCTGAACCTGTCTGCATTCGATACGAATAAAGCAGAGGATTTTGACGCTTTCTACTCGCACATGACACAAAAAGCGTGTGCTGCTTCAAAACTTTCGATCGGCAGTGACGAAGTGATGCAGATGCTGCGTGAAGAGAAAAAGTTCACTCTGCTTGATATCCGTACAAAAGGGGAACTGGCTGTATTGGGACTCAAAACTGCGAACACCGTCGAGATGCCTCTTGAACATCTTTTTGAAAAAGAGAACCTTGCGAAACTGCCGACCGATGAATTGATCGTGATCGTCTGTTATTCCGGTACACGCGCGACGATGGCTGCCGCCAGTCTGAAGATGCTTGGTTTTAAAAATACGCGTGTGATGAAAGGCGGCATAGTCGGACTTGCACAAGGCAATACACCAAAAAGCGCTCCGCTGAAATAGGTTGAAAGTCTCTGTTTAGACAGAACAGGCAGAGGCTAAGACCGCTGCTGACCGTTTAAAAATCCCAAATTCAGCAGTTTTTCCA
Encoded proteins:
- the rdgB gene encoding RdgB/HAM1 family non-canonical purine NTP pyrophosphatase, translating into MRIVLATSNKGKVREIKAMCSDFEVVPYTDLIDAFDIIEDAPDFKGNALIKARAVYAALGDEDAIVLSDDSGISVDALGGEPGIYSARYAGEDASDKENLQKLMNAVKAKGLESSPAHYTAAIAIVTKEGEQTVHGWMYGDVITVPRGDNGFGYDPCFIPEGFDKTLGELDEEVKKGLSHRSKALYLAALVLHTIKKERHQ
- a CDS encoding reverse transcriptase family protein; this encodes MIKQYKTIKIAKGDGRYRILYAPHKAYKNKLISFLPELQQKLHNIDVEGRIHGFMRGRSPVSNALKHVGYAYTLSLDLEDFFDSVKADMVKAYLSEEAFSLCFIDGIARQGLPTSPVIANLAFVEIDKAIADALSDEGVYAVYTRYADDLIFSFNDKAFAETIEKVVERIINGAGFRLNHKKRKLQSAKNGRRMITGIAVDNRGIHPSRALKRRIRAAVHQENRAEAFGLLSWAECRPPKAFYTDRDLLNKNIFDGEALDISNDFYLANLLSFEAYVDAVESDFDGSALLHEQDREKWEKQKSAFLTQREAFYIKEKKRAEAEHQERRKEMERHFLAEKEEKREEKKLQKETVTQSVSSTRPEENSEDASPKELKIDLDALKEIEQQESAHFQAEKKARRRRQEEQRQANEEKEEKKQRLNKLFLASILPLLILLGAMSYYFSATKIEIKEAYPLFIETVPFDAKIQIMNIKPAYKPGILLKPENYDIRISKKGYETQRFWIKMEHENKIVKRELKKVKVRKVY
- a CDS encoding rhodanese-like domain-containing protein, with product MIKKIVTGAVLFSTLALNLSAFDTNKAEDFDAFYSHMTQKACAASKLSIGSDEVMQMLREEKKFTLLDIRTKGELAVLGLKTANTVEMPLEHLFEKENLAKLPTDELIVIVCYSGTRATMAAASLKMLGFKNTRVMKGGIVGLAQGNTPKSAPLK